The following proteins come from a genomic window of Gossypium raimondii isolate GPD5lz chromosome 5, ASM2569854v1, whole genome shotgun sequence:
- the LOC105766538 gene encoding probable LRR receptor-like serine/threonine-protein kinase At3g47570 — MANGSVEDWLHPFDDMNGSKAIRNLSFVQRINAAIDVAHALEYLHHGCEIPIIHCDLKPGNILLDEKMVGHISDFGLAKILSVNTINYSTNQSNSLGLRGTIGYTPPEYAMGSELSTKGDVYSYGILLLEMFTRKRPTDESFKENLSLRNFVKAALPGRVIEIIDPILLQERAKQGTVTNITFNKINLGNDIHLQCLNSIFELGIICSADSPSERIDIIDVVSKLCSIRCKLLTQRYMMLNPQVYNNVFLC; from the exons ATGGCGAATGGAAGCGTTGAGGACTGGCTGCATCCATTTGATGACATGAATGGATCAAAAGCAATAAGAAACTTGAGCTTCGTCCAAAGAATTAACGCGGCAATAGATGTTGCTCATGCACTTGAATATTTGCACCATGGTTGTGAGATACCAATCATTCATTGTGACCTCAAGCCAGGCAATATTCTACTTGATGAGAAAATGGTTGGTCATATAAGTGATTTCGGCTTAGCAAAAATCCTTTCTGTAAACACGATTAACTATTCTACTAATCAGTCAAACTCCCTTGGATTAAGAGGAACTATTGGTTATACTCCACCAG AATATGCGATGGGAAGTGAGTTATCAACAAAAGGTGATGTGTATAGTTATGGCATTCTCTTGCTAGAAATGTTTACAAGGAAAAGGCCAACTGATGaaagtttcaaggaaaatttaagTCTTCGTAACTTTGTTAAAGCAGCTTTGCCTGGACGAGTGATTGAGATTATAGATCCCATTCTTCTTCAAGAGAGAGCTAAACAAGGAACAGTCACAAACATCACCTTCAACAAGATCAATCTAGGAAACGACATACATCTTCAATGTTTGAATTCAATATTTGAACTAGGGATCATCTGTTCTGCTGATTCACCAAGTGAGAGGATAGACATAATTGATGTTGTTTCCAAGCTTTGTTCTATTAGATGCAAGCTTCTTACCCAACGTTATATGATGCTAAATCCGCAGGTATATAATAATGTCTTCTTATGCTGA
- the LOC105767199 gene encoding uncharacterized protein LOC105767199 produces the protein MSFTPPPPPVFTRENYHIWIVKMKTYLQAHDLWSVIENDAEPPPLRANPTIAHMRQHAEERAKKHKAMACLQNGVSDVIFTRIMACDSPKQAWEKLKEEFMGTDKTRQQQVMNLRRDFENLRMRESETIKQYSDRIMAIVNSIRLLGVDFTESRVVEKVITTLSEKFESKISSLEDSRDLSAISLSELINSLYALKQRRANRQEENPEAAFQAKASEGSSVSAKGKKPWHNRRAKKCKEFGHVEKVCKGKPKEAAQQQARPAEDLQA, from the exons ATGAGTTTCACTCCACCACCTCCACCAGTGTTCACTAGAGAAAACTATCATATTTGGATAGTCAAAATGAAGACTTACCTCCAGGCACACGATCTTTGGAGTGTGATCGAGAATGATGCTGAACCACCTCCATTGAGAGCCAATCCCACCATTGCACATATGAGACAGCATGCTGAGGAGCGAGCCAAGAAGCATAAGGCTATGGCCTGCTTGCAAAATGGAGTCTCTGATGTGATATTCACTCGTATCATGGCCTGTGACTCACCAAAGCAGGCCTGGGAGAAGCTGAAGGAGGAGTTCATGGGGACTGACAAAACAAGGCAACAGCAAGTCATGAATCTCAGGAGAGACTTTGAGAATTTGAGAATGAGGGAGTCTGAGACCATCAAGCAGTACTCAGACAGGATAATGGCCATTGTCAACAGCATTAGGCTTTtgggagtggacttcacagagaGTAGAGTTGTTGAAAAGGTCATCACTACTCTCTCTGAGAAATTCGAGTCAAAAATCTCTTCACTTGAGGACTCGAGGGACTTATCAGCCATTTCATTGTCTGAGCTGATAAACTCCCTGTATGCACTTAAGCAAAGGAGGGCAAATAGGCAGGAGGAGAATCCTGAGGCTGCTTTCCAGGCTAAAGCCAGTGAAGGCTCGAGTGTGAGTGCAAAAGGCAAGAAGCCTTGGCACAATAGGAGGGCCAA GAAGTGCAAGGAGTTTGGTCATGTGGAGAAGGTGTGCAAGGGCAAACCAAAGGAGGCAGCCCAACAGCAAGCTAGACCTGCTGAGGATTTGCAAGCTTAG